One Bacteriovorax sp. PP10 DNA window includes the following coding sequences:
- a CDS encoding tetratricopeptide repeat protein, whose product MILNRLSITASAALILMSSSAFANTQEEFYKSFKAGQYPKALEALNNMKDSTLGTKSYLLGLTYSKMQEYDKAAANFAVAIREKNTSSDLYYEYGQALYAANELKKAREAFKTSANNKFNGPASLYYVAHISQILEEHEVAKVYFIKAIKDKASDDKMKQIAQFQLGETLLSIAREKSAQPEDLQRRVEKFILPMMNSAYNLDKRSSLATDIDHRISEVMVEFNLDPNLLANGRRVNPKRYNAYVSQKIRHDDNISLVNEENNVQQTKKASFIFETEAYGNYDFIINKRYIISPEARLTYTQHSDRTEPEVYQNDSFVMNFALKNKYEHKIRELPASFLFDIDYSKTNKDWQAQKKKEFYAKATTFTFGESFSYFDFGDTTFKLKRKNYVGASEAISNHTTAFSADQTIFLPIQHLIVAMFEADFIDNFNNTATNTNTFLFRLDYIIPEIRPTYTLGLALATTMTDTLDQRTTRGTEVSLNPSIDLAKDLSDKSKISINYDFTKSSSDDPNYAYTKSVFTTEYRYSF is encoded by the coding sequence ATGATTCTCAATCGTTTATCGATCACAGCTTCTGCTGCGCTTATTCTTATGAGTTCAAGCGCCTTCGCCAACACTCAGGAAGAATTCTACAAAAGTTTTAAGGCCGGACAATATCCGAAAGCACTTGAAGCCTTAAACAACATGAAAGACAGCACACTGGGAACTAAGTCTTACCTGCTTGGTTTAACTTATTCTAAGATGCAGGAATACGATAAGGCCGCTGCTAACTTTGCAGTTGCTATTCGTGAAAAAAATACCAGCAGCGACCTCTACTACGAATACGGGCAAGCACTCTACGCTGCCAATGAATTAAAAAAAGCGCGTGAAGCTTTCAAGACTTCTGCAAATAATAAATTCAATGGTCCCGCTTCGCTTTATTATGTCGCTCACATTTCACAAATTTTAGAAGAACATGAAGTGGCCAAAGTATATTTCATCAAGGCCATCAAAGATAAAGCATCAGACGACAAGATGAAACAAATTGCACAGTTTCAATTAGGTGAAACCCTGCTTTCGATTGCCCGTGAAAAATCAGCTCAACCAGAAGATCTGCAACGTCGTGTGGAAAAATTCATTCTACCTATGATGAACTCTGCTTATAACCTGGATAAAAGGTCATCTCTTGCGACAGACATCGATCACAGGATTTCAGAAGTGATGGTAGAGTTTAACCTCGATCCTAACCTGCTTGCTAACGGCAGAAGAGTAAACCCTAAGCGCTACAATGCTTATGTATCTCAAAAGATTCGTCACGACGACAACATCTCTTTGGTGAACGAAGAAAACAACGTTCAACAAACGAAGAAAGCTTCTTTTATTTTTGAAACCGAAGCTTACGGTAATTATGATTTCATTATCAATAAACGCTATATCATCTCACCTGAGGCCAGACTGACTTATACTCAGCACTCTGACAGAACAGAGCCGGAAGTTTATCAAAACGACTCTTTCGTGATGAACTTCGCTCTTAAAAATAAATATGAGCACAAAATAAGAGAGCTTCCTGCAAGTTTCCTATTTGATATTGATTACTCGAAAACTAACAAAGACTGGCAGGCACAAAAGAAAAAAGAATTTTATGCAAAGGCCACAACTTTCACTTTCGGGGAGAGTTTTAGTTATTTCGATTTTGGTGATACAACGTTTAAATTGAAAAGAAAAAATTACGTTGGTGCTAGCGAGGCCATCAGTAACCATACGACGGCATTCAGCGCAGACCAGACCATCTTCTTACCTATCCAGCATTTAATTGTCGCGATGTTTGAAGCGGATTTTATCGACAACTTTAACAATACAGCAACTAACACCAATACATTCCTATTTCGCCTGGACTACATCATCCCGGAAATCAGACCGACTTATACATTGGGACTGGCACTAGCAACAACGATGACAGACACTCTTGATCAAAGAACCACTCGTGGAACGGAAGTTTCATTGAATCCTTCAATTGATCTGGCAAAAGATTTAAGTGATAAGAGCAAAATTAGTATTAACTATGACTTCACTAAGAGTTCATCAGACGATCCTAACTACGCTTATACAAAAAGTGTTTTCACAACAGAGTATCGCTATAGTTTTTAG
- a CDS encoding FecR family protein, which translates to MKLKSQLFTTLTVTFIAFNSFAAENVAKVVVMRGMVKAKLLDGTIIDVKADQSIPEGAVVQTAEKSFVKLLFIDKSQMNLGPNSQMIINAFPKKEAGIITLVKGQIRSQVTKDYMEMDDKSKSKLYIKTKTAAMGIRGTDFQVNYNPDNQNTSLITFEGKVAMAHIGKDIRENKFDQQNLERVVSSDKAVFVTQGQVSAVNSNVAERAMVPTKLGTKQIEALEGNETGIKESSETDSGKQFRNPIPPGAEGAAFSNTSPDLDKEVSKMGISVKAMPTNFSEKAAAPEGFFNNDTGEYKLPAGSIIDLNTVNIIPPPTNAVFDSNSGTYVVPETFGKIDKVTGEYKAPAGLELGADGKFTVVDADAFKKAQEPAKEDKKEEQKKEDAPKKEGDVSATTTEGTDGRAPASTAPAADIKVPVVLSGEAKVFADTHAEPVAPPSRAPASSAPPTTTLPPNVAADLAAKAAAVLEKNAAAKQTATDRGVTVPTSSKVKFIFNAQ; encoded by the coding sequence ATGAAACTCAAATCGCAATTATTTACTACCCTGACTGTCACTTTTATTGCCTTCAACTCTTTTGCAGCAGAAAACGTTGCGAAGGTTGTGGTCATGCGAGGAATGGTTAAAGCAAAACTTCTTGATGGAACCATCATTGATGTAAAAGCTGATCAATCAATCCCAGAAGGTGCTGTCGTTCAAACTGCAGAAAAAAGTTTCGTGAAGCTTCTCTTCATTGATAAATCACAAATGAACTTAGGGCCAAATTCACAAATGATCATCAACGCTTTTCCTAAAAAAGAAGCTGGGATTATCACACTGGTGAAAGGACAAATCAGATCACAGGTTACAAAAGACTATATGGAAATGGATGATAAGAGTAAAAGTAAACTCTATATCAAAACAAAAACTGCAGCGATGGGTATTCGTGGAACTGATTTCCAGGTTAACTACAATCCAGACAACCAAAACACATCTTTAATTACTTTCGAAGGTAAAGTGGCCATGGCCCACATTGGAAAGGACATTAGAGAAAATAAATTTGACCAACAAAATCTTGAGCGAGTGGTCTCAAGTGACAAGGCCGTATTCGTCACACAAGGACAAGTTTCTGCCGTTAACTCAAACGTGGCCGAAAGAGCAATGGTTCCTACAAAACTTGGGACAAAACAAATTGAAGCTCTTGAAGGTAACGAGACTGGGATTAAAGAATCATCTGAAACAGATAGTGGAAAACAATTTAGAAACCCGATTCCTCCTGGAGCAGAAGGGGCAGCGTTTTCTAATACGTCTCCTGATTTAGATAAAGAAGTTTCTAAAATGGGTATTTCTGTAAAAGCAATGCCAACAAATTTTAGTGAGAAAGCAGCAGCACCTGAAGGATTTTTTAACAATGATACTGGTGAATATAAACTTCCAGCGGGAAGTATTATCGACCTTAACACTGTTAACATCATCCCTCCTCCAACCAATGCTGTGTTTGATAGCAACTCTGGAACTTATGTTGTTCCGGAAACGTTTGGTAAAATCGATAAAGTTACTGGGGAATATAAAGCACCAGCTGGTCTTGAATTAGGTGCCGATGGTAAGTTTACCGTAGTAGATGCTGATGCTTTTAAGAAAGCTCAAGAGCCTGCGAAGGAAGATAAAAAAGAAGAACAAAAGAAAGAAGATGCTCCTAAAAAAGAAGGAGATGTGAGTGCAACTACGACTGAAGGGACAGATGGAAGAGCGCCGGCAAGTACTGCTCCAGCTGCAGACATCAAAGTTCCAGTAGTACTTAGTGGTGAAGCCAAGGTTTTCGCCGATACACATGCTGAGCCGGTAGCACCACCTTCAAGAGCTCCAGCAAGCTCAGCACCGCCGACAACAACTCTTCCACCTAACGTTGCCGCTGATCTGGCCGCTAAAGCAGCTGCGGTTCTTGAAAAAAATGCCGCAGCAAAACAGACGGCTACTGACCGTGGGGTTACAGTCCCTACCAGCAGTAAGGTAAAATTTATTTTCAATGCACAGTAA
- a CDS encoding HD-GYP domain-containing protein, producing the protein MSRTLVVCDNEFLSVLYVMNLEVYLATSVELVTSAEAAIAVHKKKKNFDLIISLDIINKQDAFQEINAYRGSYGVKTPLIKVGADADQDIDAKTFAVSSRYNIQSLLKKSASILNVTAKQMAELQMGDYYPISMTPIEGLSKAPCNLYYEVNSQKKMLARTDDAIEESLKNIKSLGVDQVYVKSSDRLVIVNNVSIKLIEKITLTLKNLSGESTEKKVEVLNDGYEFAMANLFSSEEVKQEMAEIATASSKVMTEVVKENIQLKGLISTLMNNKSGYIFIHSMITSYVANHIIKNVTWGGDGQADKINFVLFFHDIYLAPLYLKYPDLKFEKSLLNSPLLNEKEKDIVMNHARLAAELVVAYKRCPMGADILIKHHHGMKKGSGFASKYPEDLSPLSKVLLVAEAFVELFVEITDKKEKPEMKLIIPKLIEEFSSPSYMKIVQTLVNMPI; encoded by the coding sequence ATGAGTAGAACTCTTGTCGTTTGTGATAATGAATTTTTGAGTGTGTTGTACGTGATGAACCTTGAGGTTTATCTTGCCACTTCTGTGGAGCTTGTAACTTCTGCAGAGGCCGCTATTGCTGTTCACAAAAAGAAGAAGAACTTTGATCTGATCATCTCACTCGATATAATTAATAAGCAAGATGCCTTCCAGGAAATAAACGCGTACCGTGGATCATATGGTGTGAAGACCCCACTTATTAAAGTAGGAGCGGATGCAGACCAAGATATCGATGCTAAAACATTTGCTGTTTCTTCTCGCTATAATATCCAATCACTTTTAAAAAAATCTGCTTCTATTTTGAATGTTACGGCCAAGCAAATGGCAGAGCTACAAATGGGAGACTATTATCCTATTTCGATGACTCCAATTGAAGGGCTCTCGAAAGCTCCATGCAATCTTTATTACGAAGTGAACTCGCAAAAGAAAATGTTGGCACGTACTGATGATGCCATCGAAGAAAGTTTGAAAAATATTAAATCCCTCGGTGTTGATCAGGTTTATGTAAAGAGCTCTGACCGTCTGGTTATCGTCAATAATGTTTCTATTAAGTTAATTGAAAAAATTACTTTAACCCTAAAGAATTTATCAGGTGAATCCACAGAAAAGAAAGTTGAAGTGTTGAATGATGGTTATGAATTTGCCATGGCCAATTTATTTTCCAGTGAGGAAGTGAAGCAGGAAATGGCAGAGATTGCAACGGCCTCTTCTAAAGTTATGACTGAAGTTGTGAAAGAGAATATCCAACTAAAAGGCCTTATTTCTACACTGATGAATAATAAAAGTGGTTATATTTTTATCCACTCGATGATTACGAGTTATGTGGCCAATCATATTATTAAGAATGTGACTTGGGGTGGAGACGGGCAGGCGGATAAGATTAACTTTGTTTTATTTTTTCATGATATTTACTTAGCACCTTTGTATTTGAAATACCCTGATTTGAAATTTGAGAAATCCCTTTTAAATAGTCCGTTATTGAATGAAAAAGAAAAAGATATAGTTATGAACCATGCCCGCCTTGCTGCTGAGTTGGTTGTGGCCTATAAGCGCTGTCCGATGGGCGCAGACATCTTGATTAAACATCACCATGGGATGAAGAAAGGTTCGGGCTTTGCCAGTAAGTACCCAGAGGATCTTTCACCGTTGTCGAAAGTCTTGTTGGTTGCAGAAGCGTTTGTGGAATTGTTTGTTGAGATTACAGATAAGAAAGAGAAACCTGAGATGAAATTGATAATACCTAAGTTGATTGAGGAGTTTAGTTCTCCGTCTTATATGAAAATCGTACAGACGTTAGTGAATATGCCAATCTAA
- a CDS encoding CHASE2 domain-containing protein has protein sequence MLFRIFQYLGILAIIMFSAASIFLSTNAREINAFANQSFIYNYASFFEDRFFDLRMKLTIDRDKKDNRLVLAAIDDKSLSKIGRWPWSRNELVKLVNKLDTFGAKVVAFDVFFSEPELACNAESPDLLLAETFKKFQSTPGRKIILPFSVGKKDKDSEDEANYFKDAPDPLLNYMMDARQAEGSNLQEYVAEKKVFPIEVLTNAETGLAHIEAEADTDGVFRHYPVTANLTSLYFPSFALQAYEMFSGDKVVINIPSPESASIKTKKGNLFVNYNGEAKVRWFGGLDHFPAKAVWEILEAKDNDAEMKKVFQDKLVFVGSTAYGANDLRNTPVDPILPGIIFHMNMVHMLLEGKFLVSEDESAKISWVMLIGGSVAIICVMLLGNPIFDFFAVILILTGLFYLDTYYFIPRGYNTRLFFCLFSVLACYSWSTFLHFYASNKEKKKIRGTFSRYLAPSIVNDLLKNPDKVRLGGEKKNITVFFSDVRDFTSISERLTPEQLTLCLNKYMTMMTDTLFEHNGTLDKYIGDAMVAYWGAPVDLENHPYWAVKGALQMIDRLPAINVEFERDGFPQFKHGIGLNTGECSVGNMGSNQIFSYTALGDNMNLGARLESLCKYYGVQLNISEYTKNSIPADLQKEFTFRTLDKVKVKGKENAVTIYEVLHSTHPLINEREALEMYEQSFQMYLSQKFIDAAANFKSLAQKFPEDPSFERMLKMCADFIEVPPAPNWDGSYTHKSK, from the coding sequence ATGCTTTTTAGAATCTTCCAGTACCTGGGAATTTTAGCGATTATCATGTTCAGTGCAGCCAGCATTTTCCTCTCTACTAATGCCAGAGAGATTAATGCTTTTGCCAATCAGTCTTTTATTTACAATTACGCTTCATTTTTCGAAGATCGTTTTTTCGATTTAAGAATGAAACTGACGATTGATAGAGATAAAAAAGACAACCGTCTGGTTCTAGCTGCTATTGATGATAAATCTCTTTCAAAAATCGGACGCTGGCCTTGGAGCAGAAACGAACTGGTAAAACTGGTTAATAAGCTGGATACATTTGGTGCTAAAGTTGTGGCATTCGACGTTTTCTTTTCAGAACCAGAACTCGCTTGTAATGCTGAGTCTCCCGACTTACTTCTTGCTGAAACTTTTAAAAAATTTCAATCCACTCCTGGCCGCAAAATTATCCTGCCTTTTTCTGTAGGGAAAAAAGATAAAGACTCAGAAGATGAAGCCAATTATTTCAAAGATGCTCCTGATCCATTACTAAACTATATGATGGATGCCAGACAGGCCGAAGGAAGTAATCTTCAGGAGTATGTAGCAGAGAAAAAAGTTTTCCCAATTGAAGTTTTAACAAATGCAGAAACGGGTCTTGCCCACATTGAAGCCGAAGCAGACACTGATGGAGTCTTTCGACACTATCCTGTGACTGCGAACCTTACGTCTTTATACTTCCCTTCATTTGCCCTTCAGGCCTATGAAATGTTTTCTGGCGACAAAGTTGTTATCAACATCCCTTCTCCTGAATCGGCCTCTATTAAAACAAAAAAAGGAAATCTTTTTGTAAACTATAATGGAGAAGCAAAAGTTAGATGGTTTGGAGGTCTTGATCACTTCCCTGCAAAAGCAGTCTGGGAAATTCTTGAAGCAAAAGACAACGATGCTGAGATGAAAAAAGTTTTTCAAGATAAACTGGTTTTTGTCGGATCAACTGCCTACGGTGCTAACGATTTAAGAAATACACCTGTTGATCCAATTCTTCCTGGGATCATTTTCCACATGAACATGGTTCACATGCTGCTTGAAGGAAAGTTTTTAGTTTCAGAAGATGAATCAGCGAAAATCTCATGGGTCATGTTAATTGGTGGAAGTGTTGCCATTATTTGTGTCATGCTTTTAGGAAACCCTATCTTCGACTTCTTTGCAGTCATTCTAATTCTTACAGGTCTCTTCTATCTCGATACTTATTATTTCATACCTAGGGGCTACAATACCCGGTTATTCTTTTGTCTCTTCTCCGTACTGGCCTGTTACTCCTGGTCAACCTTTCTGCATTTCTACGCTTCTAATAAAGAAAAGAAAAAGATCCGCGGGACATTCTCTCGCTACCTTGCTCCTTCAATCGTTAACGACCTTCTTAAAAACCCGGACAAAGTTCGTCTTGGTGGTGAGAAAAAGAATATTACCGTTTTCTTCTCTGACGTTCGTGACTTTACCAGCATCTCAGAACGCCTGACTCCCGAACAGCTGACTCTATGTTTGAACAAGTACATGACGATGATGACGGATACACTCTTCGAGCATAACGGAACACTAGATAAGTATATCGGTGACGCCATGGTTGCTTACTGGGGAGCACCCGTTGACCTTGAAAATCACCCGTATTGGGCCGTTAAAGGTGCCTTGCAGATGATCGACAGGCTTCCGGCCATCAACGTTGAATTCGAGCGCGACGGATTCCCACAATTCAAACACGGTATCGGTTTAAACACTGGTGAGTGCTCAGTTGGAAACATGGGATCGAATCAGATTTTTTCTTATACGGCCTTAGGTGACAACATGAACCTTGGTGCTCGTCTTGAGTCGCTTTGTAAGTACTATGGTGTTCAGTTAAATATTTCAGAGTACACAAAAAATTCAATTCCTGCTGATCTTCAAAAGGAGTTCACATTTAGAACTCTGGATAAAGTAAAAGTTAAAGGGAAAGAAAACGCGGTAACGATTTATGAAGTTCTGCACTCGACTCACCCACTGATTAATGAGCGTGAAGCTCTGGAGATGTATGAGCAGTCTTTCCAGATGTATTTAAGTCAGAAGTTTATTGATGCTGCTGCAAACTTTAAATCACTTGCGCAGAAGTTTCCTGAAGATCCAAGTTTTGAGAGGATGCTGAAGATGTGTGCGGACTTTATTGAAGTTCCACCGGCGCCGAATTGGGATGGATCTTATACTCACAAGTCGAAGTAA
- a CDS encoding alpha-ketoacid dehydrogenase subunit alpha/beta — MLKKVEKKYSAKKTPKAELKKWYELMTLGRLLDERAPNYLKQAVGWSYHAPYAGHDGIQLAIGQTFVRGEDHLFPYYRDMLTAVSAGVNAEEIILNGISKATDLASGGRHMSNHFAKPEWNIHNVSSCTGNHTLHAVGVARAMKRYKHKGVAISSQGESSVSEGYVYEAINGASVEKLPVVFVFQDNGYGISVPKRDQTANERVADNFTGFLNLTIIHCDGKDVFDSMSAMDEARKIAIEKSEPVIVHADCVRIGNHSNSDKHEWYRDDAEIAAAKAQDPYPRFRKELLDAKVFTEAELAAVDEAMKKEVLDAHTKAMKAPNPDPASIYDFLYAEAHVSTKYPQGTHNETSEPVKFIDSINGTLKAEFRHNPNTFIWGQDMANKEKGGIFNVSKGMQQEFGIDRVFNGPIAEDFILGTANGFSRFRDDIRVCVEGAEFADYFWPAMEQYIEMSHDYWRSNGAFSPNVVIRLASGGYIGGGLYHSQNLEGSLAAIPGIRIVVPAFADDAAGLLRTAFRSKGPTLFLEPKALYNSKSAMTPVPEDFEVPFGVARTRKEGKDLTVLTYGNTVHMCLEAANRLEAEGFNVEVIDLRSIVPLDVDSIVKSVKKTGRCLIVHEDKVFGGFGGELVGVVNEKAFEYLDAPVKRIGSTNTPVGFNRILEKAILPNTDRIYTGMLDLLKY; from the coding sequence ATGCTGAAAAAAGTAGAAAAGAAGTACTCGGCCAAAAAAACGCCGAAAGCTGAACTAAAAAAATGGTATGAATTAATGACTCTTGGGCGCTTACTAGATGAACGTGCGCCAAATTATTTAAAGCAAGCAGTTGGATGGTCTTACCATGCACCGTATGCTGGACATGATGGAATTCAATTAGCAATCGGACAAACTTTTGTAAGAGGAGAAGATCATCTTTTCCCATACTACCGCGATATGCTAACTGCAGTGTCTGCTGGTGTTAACGCTGAAGAAATTATCTTAAACGGTATTTCAAAAGCAACTGACTTAGCATCTGGTGGACGTCACATGTCTAACCACTTTGCCAAACCAGAATGGAACATTCACAACGTATCATCGTGTACTGGTAACCACACACTTCACGCTGTTGGTGTTGCTCGTGCAATGAAGAGATATAAGCACAAAGGTGTTGCGATTTCTTCTCAAGGTGAGTCTTCTGTATCAGAAGGTTACGTTTACGAAGCAATCAACGGAGCTTCTGTTGAAAAACTTCCAGTTGTTTTCGTTTTCCAAGATAATGGCTACGGGATTTCGGTTCCAAAGCGTGATCAAACGGCAAACGAGCGAGTTGCTGATAACTTCACAGGATTTTTAAACCTAACAATTATTCACTGTGACGGAAAAGATGTTTTCGATTCTATGTCAGCAATGGATGAAGCTAGAAAAATCGCGATTGAAAAAAGTGAACCAGTAATCGTTCACGCTGACTGCGTTCGTATTGGAAATCACTCGAACTCAGACAAACACGAATGGTATAGAGATGACGCTGAAATTGCAGCTGCAAAAGCGCAAGATCCATACCCACGTTTTAGAAAAGAACTTTTAGATGCAAAAGTTTTCACAGAAGCTGAACTAGCTGCTGTTGATGAAGCGATGAAAAAAGAAGTGCTTGATGCCCATACAAAAGCAATGAAAGCACCAAACCCGGATCCAGCTTCTATTTATGATTTCTTATATGCTGAAGCTCACGTTTCAACAAAATACCCACAAGGTACGCATAACGAAACTAGTGAACCAGTAAAGTTCATTGATTCAATCAATGGAACTCTTAAAGCTGAATTCCGTCACAACCCAAATACTTTTATCTGGGGTCAGGATATGGCCAACAAAGAAAAAGGTGGGATTTTCAACGTATCAAAAGGGATGCAACAAGAATTCGGAATTGACCGCGTATTCAACGGGCCAATCGCTGAAGACTTTATCCTTGGAACGGCAAACGGTTTCTCTCGTTTTAGAGATGATATCCGCGTGTGTGTTGAAGGTGCAGAATTCGCTGACTACTTCTGGCCAGCTATGGAACAATACATCGAAATGTCTCACGACTACTGGAGATCTAACGGAGCGTTCTCACCGAACGTTGTTATCCGTCTAGCTTCTGGTGGATATATCGGTGGTGGTCTTTACCACTCACAAAACCTTGAAGGATCTCTAGCTGCTATTCCAGGTATCAGAATCGTTGTTCCAGCTTTCGCTGACGACGCTGCTGGATTACTTAGAACTGCTTTCAGATCAAAAGGACCAACTCTTTTCCTGGAGCCAAAAGCTCTATACAACTCAAAGTCAGCAATGACTCCTGTGCCTGAAGATTTCGAAGTACCATTCGGAGTTGCTCGTACAAGAAAAGAGGGGAAAGACCTTACAGTATTAACTTACGGAAACACTGTTCATATGTGTCTTGAAGCTGCTAACAGATTAGAAGCTGAAGGGTTCAATGTTGAAGTTATCGATTTACGTTCAATCGTTCCTCTAGACGTTGATTCAATCGTTAAGTCTGTTAAGAAAACAGGTCGCTGCCTAATCGTTCACGAAGATAAAGTTTTCGGTGGATTCGGTGGAGAGCTTGTTGGTGTTGTTAACGAAAAAGCATTCGAATACCTTGATGCTCCAGTGAAACGTATTGGTTCAACTAATACTCCAGTTGGATTCAACCGTATTCTTGAAAAAGCAATCCTTCCAAATACAGATCGTATTTATACTGGAATGCTAGACTTACTAAAATACTAA